From a single bacterium genomic region:
- a CDS encoding homocitrate synthase: MTEGKNKIYFVDVTNRDGVQTSRLGLAKLQKTMINLYLDKMGITQSEFGFPNTKHEINYLNANLELVDRGAISKTKLSGWMRALPSDVYQSFQNVPRLKYVNLSVSTSDQMITGKFGGRKDRKDIIKQTLDAIDAAQTCGAQRIGVNAEDASRTEESFLIEFAKAAKEKGAHRVRYCDTLGYDDPHTTYERIYKLAAETGIDVEMHFHNDLGMAVANSVMGAKAAIDAGVNVYINTAVNGMGERAGNADLVSCILSILKASGFKDKYQLDPNIDLSKAWQLAKYTSYAFGVPLPINQPAVGDNAFAHESGIHADGALKDRRNYELYDFEELGRGEPEIVETGRMITVGEYGGIKGFRNVYEKLELEFRDEDEARNILELARYANVHTQKPLMNTELKFIYDYPDIAAKIMTVTPYYVPTGELKKRIESAIAKTEGVVK, translated from the coding sequence ATGACCGAAGGTAAAAATAAAATTTACTTTGTGGATGTTACAAATAGGGACGGGGTACAGACTTCCCGCTTAGGACTTGCAAAACTTCAAAAAACCATGATCAATTTATATCTTGATAAAATGGGTATAACTCAATCAGAATTTGGATTTCCGAATACAAAACACGAAATTAATTATCTTAATGCCAATCTGGAACTTGTCGACAGAGGTGCTATCTCTAAAACAAAACTTAGCGGATGGATGAGAGCTTTACCGAGCGATGTTTACCAGTCTTTTCAAAATGTTCCGCGCCTTAAATACGTAAATCTTTCTGTTTCAACTTCTGATCAGATGATTACAGGTAAATTTGGAGGAAGAAAAGACAGAAAAGACATTATAAAACAGACTTTAGATGCAATAGATGCGGCACAAACATGCGGAGCTCAAAGAATAGGTGTTAATGCAGAAGATGCTTCAAGAACAGAAGAAAGTTTTTTAATTGAATTTGCGAAAGCAGCAAAGGAAAAAGGCGCTCATAGAGTTAGATATTGCGATACACTTGGTTATGATGACCCGCACACAACCTATGAAAGAATTTATAAACTTGCCGCAGAAACAGGTATAGACGTTGAAATGCATTTTCATAATGATCTGGGCATGGCTGTTGCAAATTCCGTAATGGGTGCAAAAGCTGCAATTGACGCAGGAGTCAATGTTTATATAAATACTGCTGTCAATGGCATGGGAGAAAGAGCCGGAAATGCAGATCTTGTTTCCTGTATTCTTTCAATATTAAAAGCCAGCGGCTTTAAGGATAAATATCAGCTTGATCCGAATATTGACCTTAGCAAAGCATGGCAACTTGCAAAATATACTTCTTACGCTTTTGGCGTTCCTCTTCCGATAAATCAGCCGGCTGTGGGAGATAATGCATTTGCGCATGAATCTGGTATTCATGCGGATGGCGCTCTTAAAGACAGAAGAAACTATGAATTATATGACTTTGAAGAGCTTGGAAGAGGCGAACCTGAAATAGTTGAAACAGGAAGAATGATTACAGTAGGAGAATATGGCGGTATTAAAGGGTTTAGAAATGTTTATGAAAAACTGGAACTCGAATTTCGTGATGAAGACGAGGCCAGAAACATTCTTGAGCTTGCCAGATATGCCAACGTACATACTCAAAAACCTCTTATGAACACCGAGTTAAAGTTTATATATGATTATCCTGATATTGCAGCAAAAATAATGACAGTTACACCTTATTATGTGCCTACAGGAGAACTGAAAAAGCGTATTGAAAGTGCTATTGCGAAAACAGAGGGTGTCGTTAAGTAA
- the hydF gene encoding [FeFe] hydrogenase H-cluster maturation GTPase HydF, giving the protein MQNTPRGMRLHIGIFGRRNAGKSSILNKLTKQDVSIVSEIAGTTTDPVEKAMELLPLGPVLFVDTAGIDDEGSLGEMRIQKTRKIFDRVDIAIIVCDSPEWENFEYGLHEEFKSRNIPIIAVFNKIDLYDGFSTSDNYIQQDQSKLINSLKNLSIEPVLVSAKENLGIKELKEKIINSAPEEFLNSPSIASDLVPAGELAVLVIPIDLEAPKGRLILPQVQTIRDLLDSDAMVMVVKERELKEALDRLKKPPALVITDSQAFLKVSADVPKEIKLTSFSILFARFKGELNEFVKGTLAIDKLKTGDKVLICESCTHHAIGDDIGRVKIPRWLTQYVGGKLEFEHYAGHDFPENIKDYKLIIHCGACMTNRREILSRIIKADEAGVPITNYGLTIAYSLGIFERALEPFPMAKLIYEEIKNN; this is encoded by the coding sequence ATGCAAAACACTCCACGCGGCATGCGCCTTCATATAGGGATATTTGGGAGAAGAAATGCCGGAAAATCCAGTATTTTAAACAAATTAACAAAACAGGATGTTTCTATAGTTTCCGAAATTGCAGGAACAACAACTGATCCTGTCGAAAAAGCCATGGAGCTTTTACCTCTTGGTCCGGTACTTTTTGTTGATACAGCAGGTATCGATGATGAAGGAAGCCTTGGAGAAATGCGCATTCAGAAAACAAGAAAAATTTTTGACAGAGTTGATATTGCAATAATTGTCTGTGACAGCCCTGAATGGGAAAATTTTGAATACGGTCTTCATGAGGAGTTTAAATCAAGAAACATTCCAATAATTGCTGTTTTTAATAAAATTGACCTTTATGACGGTTTTTCAACATCTGACAATTACATACAACAGGATCAATCAAAGCTTATTAACTCCTTAAAAAACCTTAGTATCGAACCTGTTCTTGTTTCCGCAAAAGAAAATCTCGGAATAAAAGAACTAAAAGAAAAAATAATAAATTCAGCACCCGAAGAATTTCTAAATTCTCCTTCCATAGCCTCAGATCTTGTTCCTGCCGGAGAACTTGCTGTTCTTGTTATTCCTATAGACCTTGAAGCGCCAAAAGGAAGACTTATTCTTCCGCAGGTTCAAACTATAAGAGATTTGCTTGATAGTGATGCCATGGTGATGGTTGTAAAAGAAAGAGAACTAAAAGAGGCTCTTGACAGGCTAAAAAAACCTCCTGCCCTTGTAATTACAGATTCTCAGGCATTTTTAAAGGTTTCTGCCGATGTCCCCAAAGAAATAAAGCTGACTTCTTTTTCCATACTTTTTGCAAGGTTCAAAGGAGAATTAAACGAATTTGTAAAAGGAACTCTTGCCATAGATAAACTAAAAACCGGCGATAAAGTTTTAATTTGTGAATCATGCACACACCATGCCATAGGCGATGATATAGGCAGGGTAAAAATTCCACGCTGGTTAACCCAGTATGTCGGCGGAAAACTTGAATTTGAACATTATGCGGGACATGATTTTCCTGAAAACATAAAGGATTATAAACTTATAATTCATTGCGGGGCTTGTATGACAAACAGAAGAGAGATTTTATCCCGTATAATCAAAGCCGATGAAGCAGGTGTGCCTATTACAAATTACGGACTAACTATAGCTTATTCGCTGGGAATTTTTGAAAGAGCTTTAGAGCCTTTCCCGATGGCAAAATTAATCTACGAAGAAATTAAAAACAACTAA
- a CDS encoding aminopeptidase: protein MLNSLRLSFLNKLNRNNNVNNSQTTRKDNEAPTLNTLKKDTVSFGNNNQNPVTETGAVDGNEKELLSAKTKLYTYADDLLKNKLQLKPDQPLKITADKEFLPIVEIVQEQAYKMGSGNVIIDLKDPIIDDLNEKYGQKPNTEWKQLRDKNLEEKNAASIDFNTENSPYKSASLTASEQNAVINSNKVIIPPDVAKKLELDPKDILEGMLSLRKGQPLLITAQREHEANVYKIAEHALKNGSGPVEVLFTEPKETLTRNFLQYAKEELLTQVPEYQLARVQKRYEMNTAQLHLDGDDPNALEGIDAEKVSKNTQARGLAFKPIREKFENTYPWTILYAPTTMSSISAYPKTKDPIKALEAAAEDAPEILRKGKFAQHAKELERRANAVNALDLDEVHFVSVDPLTKKPDGKTDLYVGLSPKIKFMSAYEETTDGQKFVANVPTEEVFNSPDKTRTHGVVSSTLPLSLNGNLVDGIKMEFKDGKAVNITAEKNAEIIQKHMNTDEGASMLGEVALVAGSPIYKISEKKGGVFNNTLLDENAVCHIAVGKGFSACIDGFKELTDDKAKEALLEESKMNKSAIHTDFMIGGPNVIVEGIKKNGDRVTLIKDDKFQI from the coding sequence ATGCTAAATTCACTCAGATTATCGTTTTTAAACAAATTAAACCGGAATAATAATGTTAATAATTCGCAAACAACACGTAAAGATAATGAAGCTCCAACACTTAACACATTGAAAAAAGATACTGTTTCCTTTGGAAATAATAATCAAAATCCTGTCACGGAAACCGGTGCTGTTGATGGAAATGAAAAAGAACTTTTAAGTGCAAAAACGAAATTATATACTTATGCAGATGATCTGCTAAAAAACAAACTTCAATTAAAACCTGATCAGCCTTTAAAAATTACCGCCGATAAAGAATTTTTGCCTATTGTTGAAATAGTGCAGGAACAGGCCTATAAAATGGGCTCAGGCAATGTAATTATTGATTTAAAAGACCCGATAATAGACGATTTAAACGAAAAATACGGTCAAAAGCCGAATACTGAATGGAAACAATTAAGAGATAAAAATTTAGAAGAAAAAAACGCTGCTTCTATAGACTTCAATACAGAAAATTCTCCTTATAAATCGGCAAGTTTAACAGCATCCGAACAAAATGCCGTTATTAACAGCAACAAAGTAATTATTCCTCCTGATGTTGCCAAAAAATTAGAGCTTGACCCGAAAGATATTCTTGAGGGAATGTTGAGCCTTAGAAAAGGTCAGCCTCTTCTAATAACCGCCCAGAGAGAACATGAAGCCAACGTGTACAAAATAGCGGAACATGCTCTTAAAAACGGCTCAGGTCCTGTGGAAGTACTTTTTACAGAACCAAAAGAAACATTAACCAGAAATTTCCTTCAATATGCGAAAGAAGAGCTATTAACACAAGTTCCTGAATACCAACTGGCTAGAGTACAAAAACGCTATGAAATGAATACCGCACAATTGCATTTGGATGGAGATGACCCGAATGCTCTTGAAGGAATTGATGCTGAAAAAGTATCAAAAAATACACAAGCTCGTGGTTTAGCTTTCAAACCTATCAGGGAAAAATTTGAAAACACGTACCCGTGGACTATACTTTATGCTCCTACAACAATGTCATCAATCTCTGCTTATCCTAAAACAAAAGACCCGATTAAAGCCCTTGAAGCTGCAGCTGAAGATGCACCTGAAATTCTCAGAAAAGGTAAATTTGCACAACATGCAAAAGAACTTGAAAGAAGAGCGAACGCAGTAAACGCTTTGGATCTTGATGAAGTACATTTTGTAAGTGTTGATCCTTTAACTAAAAAACCTGACGGAAAAACTGATCTTTATGTAGGTCTATCACCTAAAATTAAATTTATGTCAGCTTATGAAGAAACCACCGACGGACAAAAATTTGTTGCTAATGTTCCGACAGAAGAAGTTTTTAATTCTCCCGACAAAACAAGAACACATGGTGTCGTTTCATCTACCCTGCCTTTATCTTTAAACGGCAATTTGGTTGATGGAATTAAAATGGAATTTAAAGACGGAAAAGCCGTAAACATAACCGCTGAAAAAAATGCTGAAATCATACAAAAACACATGAACACAGACGAAGGTGCTTCTATGTTAGGAGAAGTTGCTTTAGTTGCAGGTTCACCTATATATAAAATAAGCGAGAAAAAAGGCGGAGTCTTTAACAACACTCTTCTTGACGAAAACGCTGTTTGCCATATTGCAGTAGGAAAAGGATTCTCCGCTTGTATAGACGGATTCAAAGAACTTACAGACGATAAGGCAAAAGAAGCCCTCCTTGAAGAAAGTAAAATGAACAAATCAGCTATACACACTGATTTTATGATTGGCGGTCCTAATGTAATCGTTGAAGGCATTAAGAAAAACGGTGACAGGGTAACTCTTATTAAAGACGATAAATTCCAAATTTAA